The proteins below come from a single Lineus longissimus chromosome 5, tnLinLong1.2, whole genome shotgun sequence genomic window:
- the LOC135487629 gene encoding glutamate receptor ionotropic, NMDA 1-like isoform X5, whose protein sequence is MDNKFVFLFALTFCAELALSKNPTTITIGGVLSSKRYVDEFHDAVRALNTQDETRLTNVVYNSTGIVMEDNQIRSAMAICKDLIPQKVFAVVVSHPPNSFDQAPFSVSYTCGFYKIPVIGITARDSVFSDMNLHESYLRTVPPYSDQASVWVDLIRHFKWKSVVIMHSADQNGRALVARFQNELDIREEMYGSKNTATREKEKITISKLIDFKRGEMNFFEQLTFNTDTRVILLSSSGEDAESIFRDAATMNMTEGDFVWIVTEQVLEAKNVPAGTIGVQLKSSREESYHIKDAVRIIGNAYNKAFKVNNITDPPSGCEDKHSVWPEGSTLYQSLIDEKLDDGLTGKVRFNDLGDRLMPIYEIINVEAGNKKVVVGTYANNSDRKVLQMNADTPVVWPDGSTVVPKGIKITTHLRVVTIESVPFVFNRSVNSKEDCQPNEIFCPRPNGTDPAVEDAICCSGYCIDMLRKIAEKVNFTYDVHLVSDGQFGSPLDKHNNNKKAWNGMMGEVLTNMADLIVAPMTITPERARDIDFTKPFKYQGLTILVRKEEKNSNLASFLQPFQDTLWILVGLSVHVVALVLYLLDRFSPFGRFKLARSSDTEEDALNLSSAMWFAWGVLLNSGIGEGTPRSFSARVLGMVWAGFAMIIVASYTANLAAFLVLDRPEASISGIDDARLRNPQDEFRYATIKNSAVELYFKRQVELSTMYRTMEEFEYKRPEDAIKDVKDKKLQAFIWDSSRLEYEAARDCDLVTAGEMFGRSGFGIGMRKESPWLNEISLEILSLHETGFMEKLDTKWILVPAPDCPQNDQSPATLGLTNMAGVFMLVAGGILTGVFLIFVEILYKRHRGLKEKELELARNAADRWRGNIEIRRARRAMWSKFCKEGHAQKRKTLRRTLLENNPTYQPNGRTDRTSTSQKSADRKELMGIQTSIGGGPSAYHRTSPTVRHNPAYDPDHINETV, encoded by the exons ATGGATAACAAGTTTGTCTTCCTATTCGCTCTGACATTCTGTGCTGAACTTGCACTCAGCAAAAATCCCACAACTATCACAATAGGTGGCGTCCTGAGCTCAAAACGTTATGTTGATGAGTTTCATGATGCGGTGAGGGCGTTGAATACCCAAGACGAAACACGGCTTACGAATGTCGTGTATAATTCAACAGGAATTGTTATGGAGGACAATCAGATCCGATCAGCAATGGCGATATGTAAAGATCTCATCCCGCAGAAGGTGTTTGCCGTCGTTGTCAGTCATCCGCCAAACTCATTTGACCAAGCGCCATTTTCTGTGTCGTACACGTGCGGCTTCTACAAGATCCCTGTGATTGGCATTACCGCTCGAGACAGCGTCTTCTCAGATATG AATCTTCACGagtcatatctgcggacagtgCCGCCATATTCCGACCAAGCGTCAGTCTGGGTGGACTTGATTCGTCACTTCAAATGGAAGAGCGTTGTCATTATGCACAGTGCTGACCAGAATGGCCGGGCCTTGGTCGCCAGATTCCAGAATGAATTAGATATTCGGGAAGAAATG tacGGAAGTAAAAACACAGCCacaagagaaaaagaaaaaatcacG ATATCCAAACTGATTGATTTCAAACGAGGTGAGATGAACTTCTTTGAACAGCTGACCTTCAATACAGATACTAGAGTGATACTGCTCAGTTCTTC TGGTGAAGATGCGGAGAGTATATTCCGAGATGCAGCGACCATGAACATGACAGAGGGTGACTTTGTTTGGATTGTGACTGAGCAGGTGTTGGAGGCCAAGAATGTACCAGCAG GTACGATTGGTGTCCAGTTGAAGAGTAGTCGCGAGGAGAGTTATCACATCAAGGATGCGGTGAGAATCATCGGCAATGCGTACAACAAGGCGTTCAAGGTTAACAACATTACAGATCCCCCTAGTGGCTGTGAAGATAAGCATAGTGTATGGCCGGAGGGATCAACTCTTTACCA GTCATTGATTGATGAGAAGCTGGACGATGGTCTGACGGGCAAGGTACGCTTCAATGATCTCGGCGATCGCCTGATGCCCATTTATGAAATCATCAACGTTGAAGCTGGTAACAAGAAGGTGGTGGTCGGGACGTATGCGAACAACTCA GATCGGAAAGTGCTCCAAATGAACGCAGACACTCCAGTAGTTTGGCCGGATGGCAGCACTGTCGTACCGAAGGGGATCAAGATCACCACCCATCTGCGAGTTGTCACCATCGAGAGTGTTCCATTTGTGTTCAATCGGTCTGTCAATAGTAAGGAAGACTGTCAGCCTAATGAGATCTTCTGCCCCCGACCTAATGGAACGGATCCAG CCGTAGAGGATGCGATCTGTTGTTCAGGCTACTGCATAGATATGCTTAGAAAAATAGCAGAAAAGGTCAACTTTACTTATGATGTGCACCTTGTCTCCGATGGCCAGTTCGGCTCTCCGTTGGATAAG cacaacaacaacaagaaggCCTGGAATGGTATGATGGGAGAAGTCCTCACGAATATGGCTGACCTGATCGTCGCCCCTATGACAATCACGCCAGAACGCGCGAGAGATATCGACTTCACCAAGCCGTTCAAGTACCAGGGTTTGACCATCTTGGTCAGAAAG GAAGAGAAGAACTCGAACCTGGCCTCATTCCTGCAGCCGTTTCAAGATACGCTCTGGATCCTCGTCGGTCTCTCCGTGCACGTGGTTGCCCTCGTGCTCTACCTGTTGGACAGGTTCAGCCCGTTCGGGCGATTCAAGCTCGCACGCAGCAGTGACACAGAGGAGGATGCGCTTAACCTGTCAAGTGCGATGTGGTTTGCGTGGGGAGTGCTCCTCAACAGTGGCATTGGCGAGG GTACCCCTCGCAGTTTCAGTGCGCGTGTGTTGGGCATGGTGTGGGCAGGTTTTGCCATGATCATCGTCGCATCCTATACGGCCAACTTGGCTGCCTTCCTTGTGTTGGATCGGCCGGAAGCTTCCATCAGCGGCATTGATGATGCCAGG CTGAGAAACCCGCAGGATGAATTCCGTTATGCCACGATCAAGAACAGTGCAGTTGAGTTGTATTTCAAACGCCAGGTGGAGCTGTCAACCATGTATCGTACCATGGAGGAGTTTGAGTATAAACGGCCGGAGGACGCTATCAAGGATGTGAAGGATAA GAAGCTGCAGGCGTTCATATGGGATTCCTCACGTCTTGAGTACGAGGCAGCCAGGGACTGTGACCTGGTGACGGCTGGCGAGATGTTCGGCAGATCAGGCTTCGGTATCGGCATGAGGAAAGAGAGCCCATGGCTCAATGAGATATCACTAGAAATCCTTAGCTTACATGAGA CTGGGTTCATGGAGAAGCTGGACACCAAGTGGATCTTAGTGCCTGCACCAGACTGCCCTCAGAATGACCAGTCGCCAGCCACACTGGGTTTGACCAACATGGCTG GTGTGTTCATGTTGGTGGCTGGTGGCATCTTGACCGGTGTCTTCCTCATCTTCGTGGAGATTCTCTACAAGCGACACCGCGGCCTCAAGGAGAAGGAGCTGGAGCTAGCTAGGAATGCTGCTGATAGGTGGCGCGGCAATATTGAG ATCAGAAGAGCGCGTCGTGCCATGTGGTCCAAGTTCTGTAAGGAGGGTCATGCCCAG AAGCGTAAGACGTTACGTCGCACACTGCTGGAGAACAATCCGACGTACCAACCGAACGGACGCACAGACAGAACATCAACAAGTCAGAAGAGTGCCGATCGTAAAGAGCTCATGGGGATACAGACGTCGATTGGTGGCGGGCCGTCGGCATACCATCGCACATCACCAACAGTTCGACATAATCCAGCGTATGATCCGGATCACATTAACGAAACtgtttaa
- the LOC135487629 gene encoding glutamate receptor ionotropic, NMDA 1-like isoform X10, whose amino-acid sequence MDNKFVFLFALTFCAELALSKNPTTITIGGVLSSKRYVDEFHDAVRALNTQDETRLTNVVYNSTGIVMEDNQIRSAMAICKDLIPQKVFAVVVSHPPNSFDQAPFSVSYTCGFYKIPVIGITARDSVFSDMNLHESYLRTVPPYSDQASVWVDLIRHFKWKSVVIMHSADQNGRALVARFQNELDIREEMYGSKNTATREKEKITISKLIDFKRGEMNFFEQLTFNTDTRVILLSSSGEDAESIFRDAATMNMTEGDFVWIVTEQVLEAKNVPAGTIGVQLKSSREESYHIKDAVRIIGNAYNKAFKVNNITDPPSGCEDKHSVWPEGSTLYQSLIDEKLDDGLTGKVRFNDLGDRLMPIYEIINVEAGNKKVVVGTYANNSDRKVLQMNADTPVVWPDGSTVVPKGIKITTHLRVVTIESVPFVFNRSVNSKEDCQPNEIFCPRPNGTDPESEVPFCCQGYCIDMLRKLSSAVNFTYEVQLVEDGQFGFFEKHNNNKKAWNGMMGEVLTNMADLIVAPMTITPERARDIDFTKPFKYQGLTILVRKEEKNSNLASFLQPFQDTLWILVGLSVHVVALVLYLLDRFSPFGRFKLARSSDTEEDALNLSSAMWFAWGVLLNSGIGEGTPRSFSARVLGMVWAGFAMIIVASYTANLAAFLVLDRPEASISGIDDARLRNPQDEFRYATIKNSAVELYFKRQVELSTMYRTMEEFEYKRPEDAIKDVKDKKLQAFIWDSSRLEYEAARDCDLVTAGEMFGRSGFGIGMRKESPWLNEISLEILSLHETGFMEKLDTKWILVPAPDCPQNDQSPATLGLTNMAGVFMLVAGGILTGVFLIFVEILYKRHRGLKEKELELARNAADRWRGNIEKRKTLRRTLLENNPTYQPNGRTDRTSTSQKSADRKELMGIQTSIGGGPSAYHRTSPTVRHNPAYDPDHINETV is encoded by the exons ATGGATAACAAGTTTGTCTTCCTATTCGCTCTGACATTCTGTGCTGAACTTGCACTCAGCAAAAATCCCACAACTATCACAATAGGTGGCGTCCTGAGCTCAAAACGTTATGTTGATGAGTTTCATGATGCGGTGAGGGCGTTGAATACCCAAGACGAAACACGGCTTACGAATGTCGTGTATAATTCAACAGGAATTGTTATGGAGGACAATCAGATCCGATCAGCAATGGCGATATGTAAAGATCTCATCCCGCAGAAGGTGTTTGCCGTCGTTGTCAGTCATCCGCCAAACTCATTTGACCAAGCGCCATTTTCTGTGTCGTACACGTGCGGCTTCTACAAGATCCCTGTGATTGGCATTACCGCTCGAGACAGCGTCTTCTCAGATATG AATCTTCACGagtcatatctgcggacagtgCCGCCATATTCCGACCAAGCGTCAGTCTGGGTGGACTTGATTCGTCACTTCAAATGGAAGAGCGTTGTCATTATGCACAGTGCTGACCAGAATGGCCGGGCCTTGGTCGCCAGATTCCAGAATGAATTAGATATTCGGGAAGAAATG tacGGAAGTAAAAACACAGCCacaagagaaaaagaaaaaatcacG ATATCCAAACTGATTGATTTCAAACGAGGTGAGATGAACTTCTTTGAACAGCTGACCTTCAATACAGATACTAGAGTGATACTGCTCAGTTCTTC TGGTGAAGATGCGGAGAGTATATTCCGAGATGCAGCGACCATGAACATGACAGAGGGTGACTTTGTTTGGATTGTGACTGAGCAGGTGTTGGAGGCCAAGAATGTACCAGCAG GTACGATTGGTGTCCAGTTGAAGAGTAGTCGCGAGGAGAGTTATCACATCAAGGATGCGGTGAGAATCATCGGCAATGCGTACAACAAGGCGTTCAAGGTTAACAACATTACAGATCCCCCTAGTGGCTGTGAAGATAAGCATAGTGTATGGCCGGAGGGATCAACTCTTTACCA GTCATTGATTGATGAGAAGCTGGACGATGGTCTGACGGGCAAGGTACGCTTCAATGATCTCGGCGATCGCCTGATGCCCATTTATGAAATCATCAACGTTGAAGCTGGTAACAAGAAGGTGGTGGTCGGGACGTATGCGAACAACTCA GATCGGAAAGTGCTCCAAATGAACGCAGACACTCCAGTAGTTTGGCCGGATGGCAGCACTGTCGTACCGAAGGGGATCAAGATCACCACCCATCTGCGAGTTGTCACCATCGAGAGTGTTCCATTTGTGTTCAATCGGTCTGTCAATAGTAAGGAAGACTGTCAGCCTAATGAGATCTTCTGCCCCCGACCTAATGGAACGGATCCAG AGTCTGAAGTTCCATTTTGCTGTCAGGGCTATTGTATCGATATGCTCAGGAAGCTGAGCAGTGCGGTCAACTTTACTTATGAAGTCCAACTTGTCGAGGATGGCCAGTTTGGTTTCTTTGAGAAG cacaacaacaacaagaaggCCTGGAATGGTATGATGGGAGAAGTCCTCACGAATATGGCTGACCTGATCGTCGCCCCTATGACAATCACGCCAGAACGCGCGAGAGATATCGACTTCACCAAGCCGTTCAAGTACCAGGGTTTGACCATCTTGGTCAGAAAG GAAGAGAAGAACTCGAACCTGGCCTCATTCCTGCAGCCGTTTCAAGATACGCTCTGGATCCTCGTCGGTCTCTCCGTGCACGTGGTTGCCCTCGTGCTCTACCTGTTGGACAGGTTCAGCCCGTTCGGGCGATTCAAGCTCGCACGCAGCAGTGACACAGAGGAGGATGCGCTTAACCTGTCAAGTGCGATGTGGTTTGCGTGGGGAGTGCTCCTCAACAGTGGCATTGGCGAGG GTACCCCTCGCAGTTTCAGTGCGCGTGTGTTGGGCATGGTGTGGGCAGGTTTTGCCATGATCATCGTCGCATCCTATACGGCCAACTTGGCTGCCTTCCTTGTGTTGGATCGGCCGGAAGCTTCCATCAGCGGCATTGATGATGCCAGG CTGAGAAACCCGCAGGATGAATTCCGTTATGCCACGATCAAGAACAGTGCAGTTGAGTTGTATTTCAAACGCCAGGTGGAGCTGTCAACCATGTATCGTACCATGGAGGAGTTTGAGTATAAACGGCCGGAGGACGCTATCAAGGATGTGAAGGATAA GAAGCTGCAGGCGTTCATATGGGATTCCTCACGTCTTGAGTACGAGGCAGCCAGGGACTGTGACCTGGTGACGGCTGGCGAGATGTTCGGCAGATCAGGCTTCGGTATCGGCATGAGGAAAGAGAGCCCATGGCTCAATGAGATATCACTAGAAATCCTTAGCTTACATGAGA CTGGGTTCATGGAGAAGCTGGACACCAAGTGGATCTTAGTGCCTGCACCAGACTGCCCTCAGAATGACCAGTCGCCAGCCACACTGGGTTTGACCAACATGGCTG GTGTGTTCATGTTGGTGGCTGGTGGCATCTTGACCGGTGTCTTCCTCATCTTCGTGGAGATTCTCTACAAGCGACACCGCGGCCTCAAGGAGAAGGAGCTGGAGCTAGCTAGGAATGCTGCTGATAGGTGGCGCGGCAATATTGAG AAGCGTAAGACGTTACGTCGCACACTGCTGGAGAACAATCCGACGTACCAACCGAACGGACGCACAGACAGAACATCAACAAGTCAGAAGAGTGCCGATCGTAAAGAGCTCATGGGGATACAGACGTCGATTGGTGGCGGGCCGTCGGCATACCATCGCACATCACCAACAGTTCGACATAATCCAGCGTATGATCCGGATCACATTAACGAAACtgtttaa
- the LOC135487629 gene encoding glutamate receptor ionotropic, NMDA 1-like isoform X6 — protein sequence MDNKFVFLFALTFCAELALSKNPTTITIGGVLSSKRYVDEFHDAVRALNTQDETRLTNVVYNSTGIVMEDNQIRSAMAICKDLIPQKVFAVVVSHPPNSFDQAPFSVSYTCGFYKIPVIGITARDSVFSDMNLHESYLRTVPPYSDQASVWVDLIRHFKWKSVVIMHSADQNGRALVARFQNELDIREEMYGSKNTATREKEKITISKLIDFKRGEMNFFEQLTFNTDTRVILLSSSGEDAESIFRDAATMNMTEGDFVWIVTEQVLEAKNVPAGTIGVQLKSSREESYHIKDAVRIIGNAYNKAFKVNNITDPPSGCEDKHSVWPEGSTLYQSLIDEKLDDGLTGKVRFNDLGDRLMPIYEIINVEAGNKKVVVGTYANNSDRKVLQMNADTPVVWPDGSTVVPKGIKITTHLRVVTIESVPFVFNRSVNSKEDCQPNEIFCPRPNGTDPESEVPFCCQGYCIDMLRKLSSAVNFTYEVQLVEDGQFGFFEKHNNNKKAWNGMMGEVLTNMADLIVAPMTITPERARDIDFTKPFKYQGLTILVRKEEKNSNLASFLQPFQDTLWILVGLSVHVVALVLYLLDRFSPFGRFKLARSSDTEEDALNLSSAMWFAWGVLLNSGIGEGTPRSFSARVLGMVWAGFAMIIVASYTANLAAFLVLDRPEASISGIDDARLRNPQDEFRYATIKNSAVELYFKRQVELSTMYRTMEEFEYKRPEDAIKDVKDKKLQAFIWDSSRLEYEAARDCDLVTAGEMFGRSGFGIGMRKESPWLNEISLEILSLHETGFMEKLDTKWILVPAPDCPQNDQSPATLGLTNMAGVFMLVAGGILTGVFLIFVEILYKRHRGLKEKELELARNAADRWRGNIEIRRARRAMWSKFCKEGHAQKRKTLRRTLLENNPTYQPNGRTDRTSTSQKSADRKELMGIQTSIGGGPSAYHRTSPTVRHNPAYDPDHINETV from the exons ATGGATAACAAGTTTGTCTTCCTATTCGCTCTGACATTCTGTGCTGAACTTGCACTCAGCAAAAATCCCACAACTATCACAATAGGTGGCGTCCTGAGCTCAAAACGTTATGTTGATGAGTTTCATGATGCGGTGAGGGCGTTGAATACCCAAGACGAAACACGGCTTACGAATGTCGTGTATAATTCAACAGGAATTGTTATGGAGGACAATCAGATCCGATCAGCAATGGCGATATGTAAAGATCTCATCCCGCAGAAGGTGTTTGCCGTCGTTGTCAGTCATCCGCCAAACTCATTTGACCAAGCGCCATTTTCTGTGTCGTACACGTGCGGCTTCTACAAGATCCCTGTGATTGGCATTACCGCTCGAGACAGCGTCTTCTCAGATATG AATCTTCACGagtcatatctgcggacagtgCCGCCATATTCCGACCAAGCGTCAGTCTGGGTGGACTTGATTCGTCACTTCAAATGGAAGAGCGTTGTCATTATGCACAGTGCTGACCAGAATGGCCGGGCCTTGGTCGCCAGATTCCAGAATGAATTAGATATTCGGGAAGAAATG tacGGAAGTAAAAACACAGCCacaagagaaaaagaaaaaatcacG ATATCCAAACTGATTGATTTCAAACGAGGTGAGATGAACTTCTTTGAACAGCTGACCTTCAATACAGATACTAGAGTGATACTGCTCAGTTCTTC TGGTGAAGATGCGGAGAGTATATTCCGAGATGCAGCGACCATGAACATGACAGAGGGTGACTTTGTTTGGATTGTGACTGAGCAGGTGTTGGAGGCCAAGAATGTACCAGCAG GTACGATTGGTGTCCAGTTGAAGAGTAGTCGCGAGGAGAGTTATCACATCAAGGATGCGGTGAGAATCATCGGCAATGCGTACAACAAGGCGTTCAAGGTTAACAACATTACAGATCCCCCTAGTGGCTGTGAAGATAAGCATAGTGTATGGCCGGAGGGATCAACTCTTTACCA GTCATTGATTGATGAGAAGCTGGACGATGGTCTGACGGGCAAGGTACGCTTCAATGATCTCGGCGATCGCCTGATGCCCATTTATGAAATCATCAACGTTGAAGCTGGTAACAAGAAGGTGGTGGTCGGGACGTATGCGAACAACTCA GATCGGAAAGTGCTCCAAATGAACGCAGACACTCCAGTAGTTTGGCCGGATGGCAGCACTGTCGTACCGAAGGGGATCAAGATCACCACCCATCTGCGAGTTGTCACCATCGAGAGTGTTCCATTTGTGTTCAATCGGTCTGTCAATAGTAAGGAAGACTGTCAGCCTAATGAGATCTTCTGCCCCCGACCTAATGGAACGGATCCAG AGTCTGAAGTTCCATTTTGCTGTCAGGGCTATTGTATCGATATGCTCAGGAAGCTGAGCAGTGCGGTCAACTTTACTTATGAAGTCCAACTTGTCGAGGATGGCCAGTTTGGTTTCTTTGAGAAG cacaacaacaacaagaaggCCTGGAATGGTATGATGGGAGAAGTCCTCACGAATATGGCTGACCTGATCGTCGCCCCTATGACAATCACGCCAGAACGCGCGAGAGATATCGACTTCACCAAGCCGTTCAAGTACCAGGGTTTGACCATCTTGGTCAGAAAG GAAGAGAAGAACTCGAACCTGGCCTCATTCCTGCAGCCGTTTCAAGATACGCTCTGGATCCTCGTCGGTCTCTCCGTGCACGTGGTTGCCCTCGTGCTCTACCTGTTGGACAGGTTCAGCCCGTTCGGGCGATTCAAGCTCGCACGCAGCAGTGACACAGAGGAGGATGCGCTTAACCTGTCAAGTGCGATGTGGTTTGCGTGGGGAGTGCTCCTCAACAGTGGCATTGGCGAGG GTACCCCTCGCAGTTTCAGTGCGCGTGTGTTGGGCATGGTGTGGGCAGGTTTTGCCATGATCATCGTCGCATCCTATACGGCCAACTTGGCTGCCTTCCTTGTGTTGGATCGGCCGGAAGCTTCCATCAGCGGCATTGATGATGCCAGG CTGAGAAACCCGCAGGATGAATTCCGTTATGCCACGATCAAGAACAGTGCAGTTGAGTTGTATTTCAAACGCCAGGTGGAGCTGTCAACCATGTATCGTACCATGGAGGAGTTTGAGTATAAACGGCCGGAGGACGCTATCAAGGATGTGAAGGATAA GAAGCTGCAGGCGTTCATATGGGATTCCTCACGTCTTGAGTACGAGGCAGCCAGGGACTGTGACCTGGTGACGGCTGGCGAGATGTTCGGCAGATCAGGCTTCGGTATCGGCATGAGGAAAGAGAGCCCATGGCTCAATGAGATATCACTAGAAATCCTTAGCTTACATGAGA CTGGGTTCATGGAGAAGCTGGACACCAAGTGGATCTTAGTGCCTGCACCAGACTGCCCTCAGAATGACCAGTCGCCAGCCACACTGGGTTTGACCAACATGGCTG GTGTGTTCATGTTGGTGGCTGGTGGCATCTTGACCGGTGTCTTCCTCATCTTCGTGGAGATTCTCTACAAGCGACACCGCGGCCTCAAGGAGAAGGAGCTGGAGCTAGCTAGGAATGCTGCTGATAGGTGGCGCGGCAATATTGAG ATCAGAAGAGCGCGTCGTGCCATGTGGTCCAAGTTCTGTAAGGAGGGTCATGCCCAG AAGCGTAAGACGTTACGTCGCACACTGCTGGAGAACAATCCGACGTACCAACCGAACGGACGCACAGACAGAACATCAACAAGTCAGAAGAGTGCCGATCGTAAAGAGCTCATGGGGATACAGACGTCGATTGGTGGCGGGCCGTCGGCATACCATCGCACATCACCAACAGTTCGACATAATCCAGCGTATGATCCGGATCACATTAACGAAACtgtttaa